Proteins co-encoded in one Hyalangium ruber genomic window:
- a CDS encoding protein kinase domain-containing protein produces the protein MLAPDSLVLEGRFRVIRPLGSGGMGEVYLGEQVSLGRKVAIKVLHHDLHMQAGMVERFKREARLLSAVEHPAVVRIIDFGESGDAACLVMELVEGVSLHEALQTGPLAPARALTVLHQLAEGLAAIHDQGIIHRDIKPENVFLTRGPRGEQARLLDFGIARLVEPDADSAVSQVGVVLGTPEYLSPEQAVGARVDVRSDLYCLGVLAYRILSGRLPFDGPTARQFIAQHANAAPLPLDRAAPTLATQPTLVALVMRLLEKEPANRFQTAHALAEALTAVAAMPLPAHTAPPGVLVPATTPPLSSGTAAFGAAAAPALSPEPISHRTAAFGAAPPVPSGESGGPEPRGATQVLPPTSSGTAAFGVAPPPGASIPPPTGSGTAAFGVAHPPGASIPPPTGSGTAVFGAAAPPARSGLTGLFGSSSVGVAGSGALAGKPQNLTLMLTSIQGFAELTSRQTREEHLRMLETYEQLLLPLVREYSGKLVQQRGDSLLAVFESPTGAVLCGMGMQDRLWRHNQALPPEAQLHVRTCLHAGEVLLARDSVLGEPMEVVKATEQVALAGEVTFTESVNLARNRAEVVAEPCGTIPLPGRGDPLQLYRSKRAAEGPPFGGRDMGSAPTEKRPVVAWKPSLGELSQKLSGLSRGPRGRVGAALAGGLLLLGGGALWLWSQKPEVQARRLVNADKPAEALKRLEAIPAEERKAPALRQVRALALHALKRHDEEYEALLALDAEARKDVEARVLDGLAEDFGESEGSKGLRKLLGALPKEQLHAHFEELAEGGYSPKQWGALRYLEAAQDTQGLDLVELYTTALASEDCGVRAKAARRLGALGGTGAVSALQKLAEQPRDKQPLGTKNCGQDEAEAALNALKKSN, from the coding sequence GGCGAGGTGTACCTGGGTGAGCAGGTATCCCTGGGTCGCAAGGTGGCGATCAAGGTGCTGCACCACGATCTGCACATGCAGGCGGGCATGGTGGAGCGCTTCAAGCGCGAAGCACGCCTGCTCTCGGCGGTGGAGCACCCGGCGGTGGTGCGCATCATCGACTTCGGAGAGTCCGGGGACGCGGCGTGCCTGGTGATGGAGCTGGTGGAAGGGGTGAGCCTCCACGAGGCCCTGCAGACGGGCCCCCTGGCGCCCGCGCGAGCGCTCACGGTGCTGCACCAGCTGGCCGAGGGCCTGGCGGCCATCCACGACCAGGGCATCATCCACCGCGACATCAAACCGGAGAACGTCTTCCTCACGCGCGGCCCGCGAGGCGAGCAGGCGCGGCTGTTGGACTTCGGCATCGCGCGGCTGGTGGAGCCGGACGCCGACAGCGCGGTGAGCCAGGTGGGCGTGGTGCTGGGGACGCCCGAGTACCTGTCGCCCGAGCAGGCCGTGGGCGCGCGGGTGGATGTGCGCAGTGACCTCTACTGTCTGGGGGTGCTGGCCTACCGCATCCTCTCGGGGCGGCTGCCCTTCGATGGGCCCACCGCGCGCCAGTTCATCGCCCAGCACGCCAACGCCGCGCCCCTGCCGCTGGATCGCGCCGCGCCCACGCTGGCCACCCAGCCCACCCTGGTGGCGCTGGTGATGCGGCTCTTGGAGAAGGAGCCCGCCAACCGGTTCCAGACCGCGCATGCACTGGCGGAGGCGCTGACCGCCGTGGCCGCGATGCCGCTGCCGGCCCACACCGCGCCACCCGGAGTGCTGGTGCCCGCCACCACCCCTCCTCTCTCCAGCGGCACGGCGGCCTTCGGCGCGGCGGCGGCGCCCGCCCTGAGCCCGGAGCCCATCTCCCACCGCACTGCCGCCTTCGGCGCGGCACCGCCCGTCCCTTCCGGGGAGAGCGGCGGCCCCGAGCCTCGCGGCGCCACGCAGGTGCTGCCCCCCACGAGCAGTGGCACGGCCGCCTTCGGTGTGGCACCTCCTCCCGGCGCTTCGATTCCGCCGCCCACAGGCAGCGGCACGGCCGCCTTCGGTGTGGCGCATCCTCCCGGCGCCTCGATTCCGCCGCCCACGGGCAGTGGCACGGCGGTCTTTGGCGCCGCCGCGCCTCCGGCCCGCTCGGGGTTGACGGGCCTCTTCGGAAGCTCCTCGGTGGGGGTCGCGGGCAGCGGCGCGCTCGCGGGCAAGCCGCAGAACCTCACGCTGATGCTCACCAGCATCCAGGGCTTCGCCGAGCTCACCAGCCGGCAGACGCGGGAGGAGCACCTGCGGATGCTGGAGACCTACGAGCAGCTCCTGCTGCCACTGGTGCGTGAGTACTCGGGCAAGCTCGTGCAGCAGCGCGGGGACTCGCTGCTCGCGGTCTTCGAGTCGCCCACGGGCGCGGTGCTCTGCGGCATGGGGATGCAGGACCGGCTGTGGCGCCACAACCAGGCCCTGCCGCCCGAAGCCCAGCTCCACGTGCGCACCTGCCTCCACGCGGGCGAGGTGCTGCTGGCGCGCGACTCGGTGCTCGGCGAGCCGATGGAGGTGGTGAAGGCCACGGAGCAGGTGGCGCTGGCGGGGGAAGTCACCTTCACGGAGTCGGTGAACCTGGCGCGCAACCGCGCCGAGGTGGTGGCCGAGCCGTGCGGCACCATTCCCCTGCCCGGCCGAGGCGATCCGCTCCAGCTCTACCGCAGCAAGCGCGCCGCCGAGGGGCCTCCCTTCGGGGGCCGGGACATGGGGAGCGCGCCCACGGAGAAGCGCCCCGTGGTTGCCTGGAAGCCCTCGCTGGGGGAGCTGAGCCAGAAGCTCTCGGGGCTCTCCCGTGGCCCACGCGGCCGGGTGGGAGCAGCCCTCGCCGGCGGCCTGCTGCTCCTGGGCGGCGGAGCGCTCTGGCTCTGGAGCCAGAAGCCGGAGGTGCAGGCGCGGCGCCTGGTGAACGCGGACAAGCCAGCGGAGGCCCTCAAGCGCCTCGAGGCGATACCGGCGGAGGAGCGCAAGGCCCCAGCCCTGCGACAGGTGCGCGCCCTGGCGCTGCACGCGCTGAAGCGGCACGACGAGGAGTACGAAGCGCTGCTAGCGCTGGACGCGGAGGCGCGCAAGGACGTGGAGGCGCGAGTGCTGGACGGGCTCGCGGAGGACTTCGGCGAGAGCGAGGGGAGCAAGGGGCTGCGCAAGCTGCTGGGCGCCCTCCCGAAGGAGCAGCTGCACGCGCACTTCGAGGAGCTGGCGGAGGGTGGCTACTCGCCCAAGCAGTGGGGCGCGCTGCGCTACCTGGAGGCGGCCCAGGACACGCAGGGGCTGGACCTGGTGGAGCTCTACACGACGGCGCTGGCGTCCGAGGACTGCGGCGTGCGCGCCAAGGCAGCGAGGAGACTCGGAGCGCTGGGAGGCACGGGGGCGGTGTCCGCGCTCCAGAAGCTGGCCGAGCAGCCCCGGGACAAGCAGCCGCTCGGCACGAAGAACTGCGGTCAGGACGAGGCGGAAGCGGCGCTCAACGCGCTGAAGAAGTCGAACTGA
- a CDS encoding PilW family protein: MVARTRARRGFTLIEVLVASGVGLIILTAMMGYLLHRSRMDQREAQLGRLKQDASLLLGQLGRELRQAGLGRPTRARREGLGELYPGPLILADETALVFVSDLPRPDSNLNGVSAFAANQAFPPLPDRGVALLNELNGSCDVDGSGAKACRTDEASLLFAGPGQDCRDFPHSSPTCPWGLNKYQAGEWLVLVDGAGRWVERQVSSSVFGNAIGRLALVFDEPIPRDFFEVPNRGWVASLDRVFYRLEGGAVERKQCWERVGVQATLSGLSRPCRAKEEGTPWEPLLRTAAPGGLVFRYFDAQGVEFKALPLAPMDLRRVRRVEVALRLMAPASGEPVTYDTFSAFTLRH, from the coding sequence ATGGTAGCGCGCACCCGAGCGCGGCGGGGCTTCACGCTCATCGAGGTGCTCGTCGCCAGCGGGGTGGGCCTCATCATCCTCACGGCCATGATGGGCTATCTGCTGCACCGCTCGCGCATGGACCAGCGGGAGGCACAGCTGGGCCGGCTCAAGCAGGACGCCAGCCTGCTGTTGGGCCAACTCGGCCGGGAGCTGCGGCAGGCGGGCCTGGGGCGGCCCACGCGCGCCCGGCGGGAGGGACTGGGCGAGCTGTATCCCGGTCCGCTGATCCTCGCGGATGAGACGGCCCTGGTGTTCGTCTCGGACCTGCCCCGGCCAGACTCGAACCTCAACGGCGTGTCCGCCTTCGCCGCCAACCAGGCCTTCCCGCCGCTGCCCGACCGGGGCGTGGCGCTGCTCAACGAGCTGAACGGGAGCTGTGACGTGGATGGCTCCGGGGCCAAGGCGTGCCGCACCGACGAGGCCTCGCTGCTGTTCGCCGGGCCGGGCCAGGACTGCCGTGACTTTCCCCACTCCTCGCCCACCTGTCCCTGGGGGCTCAACAAGTACCAGGCCGGTGAATGGCTGGTGCTCGTGGACGGAGCAGGGCGCTGGGTCGAGCGGCAGGTGTCCTCGAGCGTGTTCGGCAACGCGATTGGTCGCCTGGCCCTGGTGTTCGACGAGCCGATTCCCCGGGACTTCTTCGAGGTGCCCAACCGGGGTTGGGTGGCCTCGCTGGACCGGGTGTTCTATCGGCTCGAGGGAGGCGCCGTGGAGCGCAAGCAGTGCTGGGAGCGGGTCGGCGTCCAGGCCACCCTGAGCGGGCTGTCGCGGCCGTGTCGCGCGAAGGAGGAGGGGACACCCTGGGAGCCTCTGCTACGCACCGCGGCCCCCGGTGGGCTCGTCTTCCGGTACTTCGATGCGCAGGGCGTCGAGTTCAAGGCGCTGCCCCTGGCGCCCATGGACCTGCGGCGCGTGCGGCGCGTGGAGGTGGCGCTTCGGTTGATGGCGCCTGCTTCGGGCGAGCCCGTCACCTACGACACCTTCTCCGCCTTCACGTTGAGGCACTAG
- a CDS encoding pilus assembly FimT family protein, whose protein sequence is MRGYTLMELMVTVALLMMMSAMTAVGLQPVHARFRLRLATDSAAQLLVRARQRALETGRCHHVEVLSDGVPVASGAPGDTLRVSRRRDADCESRVDPIALVEVERVRLPERMTVRQESLGSLVFRPTGRTWNNAAWRFLVGPEEGPRAVVVAPLGPVCTLEGIEGDCP, encoded by the coding sequence ATGCGCGGCTACACCCTCATGGAGCTGATGGTCACGGTGGCGCTGCTCATGATGATGAGCGCGATGACCGCCGTCGGGTTGCAGCCGGTGCATGCCCGCTTCCGGCTGCGGCTCGCCACCGACTCCGCCGCGCAGCTCCTGGTGCGCGCCCGCCAGCGCGCCCTCGAGACCGGCCGGTGCCACCATGTCGAGGTGCTCTCGGACGGTGTCCCCGTGGCTTCGGGCGCTCCGGGCGACACGCTGCGGGTGAGCCGCCGCAGGGACGCTGACTGTGAGTCCCGGGTGGATCCGATCGCCCTCGTGGAGGTGGAGCGCGTACGCCTGCCCGAGCGCATGACGGTGCGCCAGGAGTCCCTGGGCTCGCTCGTGTTCCGCCCCACCGGACGCACCTGGAACAATGCCGCCTGGCGCTTCCTCGTGGGGCCCGAGGAGGGACCGCGCGCGGTGGTGGTCGCGCCGCTGGGGCCCGTGTGTACGCTCGAGGGCATCGAGGGGGATTGTCCGTGA
- the argB gene encoding acetylglutamate kinase — protein sequence MSGLGAFKGRWFVVKIGGELAADKPKLAASVGAAVRAFLDAGVRVAVLHGGGPQATELTQKLGLTPRMVGGRRVTDEATLEVMKMTLAGQVSVDIAAAFRIAGVPALCTTGVSAGLIDARKRPAKVITGAGPDPIDLGLVGDVTDVNVGLFEKLSDAGIVPVLGSLSGDAQGGVFNINADTVATRVAAKLKAAKLFLVSNVPGVLANKEDPSTRLPTLTPAEAKAKIASGVIQGGMIPKVEESLAMLEEGIEAIHIVGISPSNALLGEAERAGSFGTAFLRG from the coding sequence GTGAGCGGGCTCGGCGCGTTCAAGGGTCGCTGGTTCGTCGTGAAGATTGGCGGCGAGCTGGCCGCCGACAAGCCGAAGCTGGCCGCCAGTGTCGGCGCCGCCGTGCGCGCCTTCCTGGATGCCGGGGTCCGCGTGGCGGTCCTTCATGGCGGTGGGCCCCAGGCCACCGAGCTGACGCAGAAGCTCGGTCTCACCCCGCGCATGGTGGGTGGCCGCCGCGTCACCGATGAGGCCACGCTCGAGGTGATGAAGATGACGCTCGCGGGCCAGGTGTCCGTGGACATTGCCGCCGCGTTCCGCATCGCCGGTGTGCCCGCGCTGTGTACCACTGGCGTCTCCGCGGGCCTCATCGACGCGCGCAAGCGGCCCGCCAAGGTGATTACCGGCGCCGGGCCCGACCCCATCGATCTGGGGCTGGTGGGCGACGTCACGGATGTGAACGTCGGCCTGTTCGAGAAGCTGTCCGACGCGGGCATCGTCCCCGTGCTCGGCTCGCTCTCGGGCGACGCGCAGGGCGGCGTCTTCAACATCAACGCCGACACCGTGGCCACGCGCGTGGCCGCCAAGCTCAAGGCCGCCAAGCTGTTCCTCGTGTCCAACGTGCCCGGCGTGCTCGCCAACAAGGAGGATCCGTCCACCCGCCTGCCCACCCTGACTCCCGCCGAGGCCAAGGCGAAGATCGCCTCCGGGGTGATTCAGGGCGGCATGATTCCCAAGGTGGAGGAGAGCCTCGCCATGCTCGAGGAGGGCATCGAGGCCATCCACATCGTCGGCATCTCGCCGTCGAATGCGCTGCTAGGCGAGGCGGAGCGGGCCGGGAGCTTCGGCACCGCGTTCCTGCGCGGGTAG
- the argC gene encoding N-acetyl-gamma-glutamyl-phosphate reductase: MANKVKAVLIGGTGYGGAEILRRLLFHPHVEVVRTTAVDNIGKKVGEVHLNLAGLSDLTFQQVAPAEAVKGADVVFLAMPHKTTAQVVLEILSSGVRIVDLSGDFRLRDPAAYNKYYGVAHPAPQHLTDGTFVYGMPELNREAIRNARYIASPGCFATTIALGLMPLAKGGLLRGPVHTVAATGSSGSGANPQITTHHPLRASNLRTYKPLEHQHIPEILQTLRLAGGSQDLSLEFVPVSAPLPRGIFSTSFANVPASTTQEQLDALWKETYGKEPFIRIISGGRQPEVVGVAGSNYVEVGFTLGPVTGDTRRVVCFSSLDNLVKGGAGQAIQSFNVMMGFDERTTLAEPGLWP; this comes from the coding sequence ATGGCCAACAAGGTCAAGGCAGTCCTCATCGGTGGAACGGGCTACGGCGGCGCGGAGATCCTCCGCCGGCTCCTCTTCCATCCCCACGTGGAGGTCGTTCGCACCACGGCCGTGGACAACATCGGCAAGAAGGTGGGCGAGGTCCACCTCAACCTCGCCGGCCTCTCTGACCTCACCTTCCAGCAGGTGGCTCCCGCCGAGGCCGTCAAGGGCGCCGACGTCGTCTTCCTGGCCATGCCCCACAAGACCACCGCCCAGGTGGTGCTGGAGATCCTCTCCTCGGGCGTGCGCATCGTCGACCTGTCCGGCGACTTCCGCCTGCGCGACCCGGCCGCCTACAACAAGTACTACGGCGTCGCCCACCCCGCGCCCCAGCACCTCACCGACGGCACCTTCGTCTACGGAATGCCCGAGCTGAACCGCGAGGCCATCCGCAACGCGCGCTACATCGCCAGCCCCGGCTGCTTCGCCACCACCATCGCCCTGGGCCTCATGCCCCTGGCCAAGGGCGGACTGCTGCGCGGCCCCGTTCACACCGTGGCGGCCACCGGCTCCTCGGGCAGCGGCGCCAACCCGCAAATCACCACCCACCACCCGCTGCGCGCCAGCAACCTGCGCACCTACAAGCCCCTGGAGCACCAGCACATCCCGGAGATCCTCCAGACGCTGCGTCTGGCCGGCGGCTCGCAGGACCTCTCGCTGGAGTTCGTCCCCGTCTCCGCGCCGCTGCCCCGCGGCATCTTCTCCACCTCGTTCGCGAACGTGCCCGCCTCCACCACCCAGGAGCAGCTCGACGCGCTGTGGAAGGAGACCTACGGCAAGGAGCCCTTCATCCGCATCATCAGCGGTGGGCGCCAGCCCGAGGTGGTTGGCGTGGCGGGCAGCAACTACGTGGAGGTTGGCTTCACGCTCGGCCCCGTCACCGGGGACACCCGCCGCGTGGTGTGCTTCTCCTCGTTGGACAACCTGGTCAAGGGCGGCGCTGGCCAGGCCATCCAGAGCTTCAACGTGATGATGGGCTTCGACGAGCGCACCACGCTGGCCGAGCCGGGGCTGTGGCCGTGA
- a CDS encoding GNAT family N-acetyltransferase produces MSTEWILRPIESKDDAAVASVIRTVMPEFGASGPGFAIHDPEVDRMSTAYAKPGHAYFVLEHEGRVVGGGGIAQLAGGEPGVCELQKMYFLKEARGQGQGERLLKHCLSFAKQAGYQLCYLETLTGMEQAQKLYQRLGFERIPKAMGSTGHFGCNRFYTLDLSKAPLP; encoded by the coding sequence ATGAGCACTGAGTGGATTCTGCGTCCCATCGAGTCGAAGGATGACGCGGCGGTGGCCTCGGTCATCCGCACGGTGATGCCGGAGTTCGGAGCCAGCGGGCCGGGCTTCGCCATCCACGATCCCGAAGTGGATCGGATGAGCACGGCATACGCGAAGCCCGGTCACGCCTACTTCGTGCTGGAGCACGAGGGCCGGGTGGTGGGCGGAGGCGGCATCGCCCAGCTTGCGGGAGGCGAGCCCGGCGTGTGCGAGCTTCAGAAGATGTACTTCCTGAAGGAAGCGCGCGGGCAGGGCCAGGGTGAGCGGCTGCTGAAGCACTGCCTGAGCTTCGCGAAACAGGCCGGCTACCAGCTCTGCTACCTGGAGACGCTGACGGGGATGGAGCAGGCGCAGAAGCTGTACCAGCGGCTGGGCTTCGAGCGGATTCCGAAGGCGATGGGGAGCACGGGGCACTTCGGCTGCAACCGCTTCTACACGCTGGATTTGAGCAAGGCCCCGCTCCCTTGA
- a CDS encoding DUF2381 family protein, translated as MRNFPLSWSILSVVLVSSMAVARGPYDKVVIRTEKISDHPATPTSSVYVSGQVATVLRFEKDVDPAKTKLLGWEGRFEPLLVGSKKVVIEPLRDLNHDEAVPLLVTLVDGTEIPFIVKPPFTKEDGGWEGWTDHQVNVFKDPDSYNAVLSSLYDSLKKERALSEEIQRFKKEENSVDHALATLLASGEAQKTPFVRKKVFRPKNEDMDMVVELFSGPGKAAAVVTLRNTYYGDSGEPWKFDGAYLTRDFTSFTARPFALRLERSTIAPGQSGKIAVVVDKSAFRTKDGELVDLALQIFRGDGLLQVAVALEHTLVDQ; from the coding sequence ATGCGGAACTTCCCTCTCTCCTGGTCTATCCTGTCTGTCGTTCTCGTGTCATCGATGGCCGTAGCCAGGGGCCCCTATGACAAGGTCGTTATCAGAACCGAGAAGATCTCGGACCACCCCGCCACCCCTACAAGCAGCGTCTACGTGTCCGGGCAAGTAGCGACCGTTCTCCGCTTCGAGAAGGACGTCGATCCGGCGAAGACGAAGCTGCTGGGGTGGGAGGGACGGTTTGAGCCGCTACTCGTGGGAAGCAAGAAGGTGGTTATCGAGCCGCTGCGTGATCTCAATCACGATGAAGCGGTGCCTCTGCTCGTCACACTCGTAGACGGGACCGAGATCCCATTCATCGTGAAGCCACCGTTCACCAAGGAGGACGGGGGTTGGGAAGGGTGGACCGACCATCAGGTCAACGTGTTCAAGGATCCCGACAGCTACAACGCGGTCCTCTCTTCCCTCTACGACTCCCTGAAAAAGGAGCGAGCGCTCAGCGAGGAGATCCAGCGGTTCAAGAAAGAAGAGAACTCCGTCGATCACGCACTCGCCACGCTGCTTGCCAGTGGCGAGGCGCAGAAGACTCCATTTGTCCGCAAGAAGGTTTTCCGTCCGAAGAACGAGGACATGGACATGGTCGTCGAACTGTTCTCCGGACCCGGCAAAGCGGCAGCGGTAGTCACCCTGAGGAACACCTACTACGGCGATTCTGGCGAGCCCTGGAAATTCGATGGTGCCTACCTGACCCGCGACTTCACGAGCTTCACGGCTCGCCCCTTCGCGCTTCGCTTGGAGCGCTCCACCATCGCGCCCGGCCAGTCAGGGAAGATCGCGGTCGTCGTGGACAAGAGCGCCTTCCGGACGAAGGACGGAGAACTTGTTGATCTCGCCCTACAGATCTTCCGTGGGGATGGTCTCCTCCAGGTAGCCGTAGCCCTGGAACACACGCTCGTTGATCAGTAG
- a CDS encoding serine/threonine protein kinase, protein MSTTKALLLGSIVLLAVSSGCTTTGGMSLRPDGTPGPQECPEEAKKTMRILRLHVGDSALVDLDANQIGSRRVTLYDGPIESIMQEGFGTLEGATRLYGQVWTSGPQVVIRYYEAHPPDGDKIPLCAVARLGDDQMRKLPESKPGMAILDGSVAAAFIVDAFR, encoded by the coding sequence ATGTCCACCACCAAAGCCCTCTTGCTTGGTTCTATCGTCCTACTCGCTGTGTCCTCTGGCTGCACCACAACCGGCGGAATGTCGCTGCGCCCGGATGGCACTCCTGGTCCGCAAGAATGCCCCGAGGAAGCAAAGAAGACGATGCGAATCCTAAGGTTGCACGTTGGGGATAGCGCATTGGTAGATCTTGATGCGAACCAGATCGGGAGTCGGCGCGTCACCCTCTACGACGGACCGATCGAGAGCATCATGCAGGAAGGCTTCGGCACGCTTGAGGGGGCGACACGCTTGTACGGGCAGGTCTGGACGAGCGGGCCGCAGGTCGTCATCCGGTATTACGAAGCCCATCCTCCGGACGGCGACAAGATCCCTCTCTGCGCGGTGGCCCGGCTTGGCGATGACCAGATGCGGAAGTTGCCCGAGTCAAAGCCCGGGATGGCCATCCTTGATGGCTCCGTCGCGGCAGCCTTCATCGTTGATGCTTTCCGGTGA
- a CDS encoding endonuclease III domain-containing protein — MEPATKQPFDIDEVLKRVRKSVQGFADAAMFALAAQGHDTLFEQLVACILSIRTLDEVSLPTSLALLKRARTPEAMSRLTPEEIDVLIHPVTFHEPKAKQIHAIAVRTVKEFHGQLPCDAQVLQSFKGVGPKCAHLALGIACGHEAISVDIHVHRVTNRWGYVRTRTPEQTLEALEACLPRPYWVELNRLLVPFGKHVCTGTRPKCGTCPVLSMCRQVGVQSPR; from the coding sequence ATGGAACCCGCCACCAAGCAGCCCTTCGACATCGACGAGGTGCTGAAGCGCGTCCGGAAGTCCGTCCAGGGCTTCGCGGACGCGGCGATGTTCGCGCTAGCGGCTCAGGGGCACGACACGCTGTTCGAGCAGCTCGTGGCGTGCATCCTGTCCATCCGGACGCTGGACGAGGTGAGCCTGCCCACCTCGCTCGCGCTCCTGAAGCGCGCCCGCACCCCGGAGGCGATGAGCCGACTCACCCCCGAGGAGATCGACGTCCTCATCCACCCGGTGACGTTCCACGAGCCGAAGGCGAAGCAGATCCACGCCATCGCCGTGCGCACGGTGAAGGAGTTCCACGGCCAGCTCCCGTGCGACGCCCAGGTGCTCCAGTCCTTCAAGGGCGTGGGCCCCAAGTGTGCTCACCTGGCGCTCGGAATCGCCTGCGGCCATGAGGCCATCAGCGTGGACATCCACGTCCACCGGGTGACGAACCGCTGGGGCTACGTGCGGACACGCACCCCGGAGCAGACGCTGGAGGCACTGGAAGCATGCCTCCCCCGCCCCTACTGGGTGGAGCTCAACCGGCTGCTGGTCCCGTTCGGCAAGCACGTCTGCACGGGCACGCGCCCCAAGTGCGGCACCTGTCCCGTGCTGTCCATGTGCCGCCAGGTCGGCGTCCAGAGTCCGCGCTGA
- a CDS encoding phospholipase D-like domain-containing protein, with protein sequence MDAEAAGEDVLDDVVPQPGAHGWDETEGRRHEMKGPFHLPPGPDGFSFVLFQSTGVCLEEGHQVELLENRAVFDRMLEDIRQAKESVHVLVYIWRPSPVSDRLVEALRERVSAGVRCRVVVDPVGSEEVRGDKDFDQKVERRLTECGVEVHYYRPLAGKVLGRILGRTHQKLVIVDGKIGYTGGFGIWKVWDGDGLQPEEWRDTHIRVEGPAVCRMQLEFSRTWQEAGGSLLHPEDLPEPLQRGPVRAGFVASNGKLGMTDAERMVRLVIAAARKRLWIANAYFTPNNAVLEQLVHKAHEGVDVRVLGPGPVHDVPIIRASQRATYQELLKAGVRIWEYQASMMHAKTMLVDDWLSVVGSTNLDALSLNKLAEGSMVVADEAFARKLEQGWEKDLRYSREITLDAGGVTNPWRRLARRMTQLVGQDR encoded by the coding sequence ATGGACGCAGAGGCGGCGGGGGAAGATGTGCTGGACGACGTGGTGCCGCAGCCGGGCGCCCACGGGTGGGATGAGACGGAGGGGCGGCGCCACGAGATGAAGGGCCCGTTCCACCTGCCGCCCGGGCCAGATGGGTTCTCCTTCGTGCTGTTCCAGTCCACCGGCGTGTGCCTGGAGGAGGGGCACCAGGTGGAGTTGCTGGAGAACCGCGCGGTGTTCGACCGGATGCTGGAGGACATCCGCCAGGCGAAGGAGAGCGTGCATGTCCTGGTCTACATCTGGCGCCCGAGCCCGGTGTCCGACCGGCTCGTGGAGGCGCTGCGGGAGCGGGTGAGCGCGGGGGTGCGCTGCCGCGTGGTGGTGGACCCCGTGGGCAGCGAGGAAGTCCGCGGCGACAAGGACTTCGACCAGAAGGTGGAGCGCCGGCTCACCGAGTGCGGGGTGGAGGTGCATTACTACCGGCCGCTGGCGGGCAAGGTGCTGGGGCGGATCCTGGGGCGCACCCACCAGAAGCTCGTCATCGTCGACGGGAAGATTGGCTACACGGGGGGCTTCGGCATCTGGAAGGTGTGGGACGGGGATGGCCTGCAGCCCGAGGAGTGGCGAGACACGCATATCCGCGTGGAGGGCCCGGCGGTGTGCCGGATGCAGCTCGAGTTCTCTCGCACGTGGCAGGAGGCGGGGGGCAGCCTGCTGCACCCGGAGGATCTGCCCGAGCCGCTTCAGCGCGGGCCGGTGCGCGCGGGCTTCGTGGCGAGCAATGGCAAGCTGGGGATGACGGATGCCGAGCGGATGGTGCGCCTGGTCATCGCCGCCGCGCGCAAGCGCCTGTGGATCGCCAACGCGTACTTCACGCCGAACAACGCGGTGCTCGAGCAGCTCGTCCACAAGGCCCACGAGGGCGTGGACGTGCGGGTGCTGGGGCCGGGCCCGGTGCATGACGTGCCCATCATCCGCGCCTCGCAGCGGGCCACCTACCAGGAGTTGCTGAAGGCGGGCGTGCGCATCTGGGAGTACCAGGCGTCGATGATGCACGCGAAGACGATGCTCGTGGATGACTGGCTGAGCGTGGTGGGCTCCACCAACCTGGACGCGCTGTCGCTCAACAAGCTGGCCGAGGGCTCGATGGTGGTGGCGGACGAGGCCTTCGCCCGCAAGCTGGAGCAGGGTTGGGAGAAGGATCTGCGGTACTCGCGGGAGATCACCCTGGATGCGGGAGGAGTGACCAACCCCTGGCGGCGACTGGCCCGGCGGATGACGCAGCTCGTGGGCCAGGACCGGTAG